A window of Actinomadura viridis genomic DNA:
ACGAGCGCCGCCTGGAGAACAAGCGCCGCCGCTCCGACGTCAAGCGGCAGCGTTCCGCCCGCTGGGACTGAGACGGGCCGCCCGCGCGGGACGGGCGCACGGCGGACGCCCGCCGGACGAACCAGGGGAACCAGGGGAACCGGCGGACCCGGGGGATCAGCGCCGGGCGGCGCGGAGGGCCCGCATGGCCTCGCGGCGTGCCTCACCGGTGAGGACGTCGATGTAGACCTCCCCGCGCAGGTGGCCGCATTCGTGCTGGAGGCAGCGGGCGAAGTAGCCGGTGCCCTCGACGCGCACGGGCTCGCCCTTGATGTCGACCCCCTCCACCACGGCGCGGGCATGGCGCAGGGTGTTGAAGCCGAGGCCGGGGAGGGAGAGGCAGCCCTCCTGGTCGTCGAGCATCGCGCCGTCGGCGGCGACCAGCCGCGGATTGGCCACATGGCCCACGTGGCGGCGGCCCTTGTCGTCCTTGCAGTCGTAGACGAAGAGCTGGAGCGGGACGCCGATCTGGTTGGCGGCGAGACCGGCGCCGGTGGCCTCGTACATCGAGGCGAACATGTCGTCGACGAGCCGTTCCAGAGAGGCGTCGAAGGTGCGCACCGGATCGCATTCGGTGCGGAGGACCGGATCGCCCAGCATCCTGATCGGCCGTACGGTGCCCCGTCCTCGAACCGCCTCGCTCATATCACGATCATATCGAGGATGCCGGAGAGCACACGCGGTGCCCGGCCGACCGCCGGGCACCGCGCACACGCCGACCAATCCCCGTACCCCACCGTCCAGACGGTTCAGTCAGTGTCGCCGTGCCCCCGGCCGGAGGGCGGGAGCGGGCCGTCGGACGGCCTCTCCGGGTCGCCGCCCACCGCCGGGCCCTTGGCCTGGGACGGCGGCTGCGGCCCGGGCCTGTCGACCAGGGTGGCCTCGGACTCCGGCTTCTTGATCGCCGAGTGGGGCTGGGCGGGCGCCTGACCCGCCGGGGCACCGGGCGCGGGCGCCGGAGCGGGGGCCGGGGCGGGTGCGGGCGCCGGGGCGTGGCCCGCGCCCGGTGTCGGAGCGGACGCCGGACCCGGTGCCGGGGCGGCGTGCTTGGGAGCCGACGGACCCGCCGGGGCGGACGGAGCGGACGGAGCGGACGCGACGGGCGGCTTGGGCGGACCGGAGGGCGCCGCCGGAGAAGGAGACGGAGCCGGGGCCGGTGCCGGGGCGGACGCGGGGGCCTGAGCCTGAGGCGGAGCGCCGTGGTGCTTGGCCGGAGCCGGCGCGGCCGGCTTGGCCGGGGCGGGGGCGGGGGCGGCCTGCTTGGCCGCCGGGACCGGGGCGGGCGGAGCCTGCTTGCGCGGCGCGGGCGGGCCGGTGTGCTGCCTGACCGCGTCCTCGACCATCCTCTCCAGCGGCCCGGCCTCGTTCTCGGCCGTGAGCAGCCGGTGCAGCGTCTCGCTGATCTCGGTGAGCCGCTGCAGCGCCTGGGTGTGGTTCTTGGTGAGCTGGGTGAGCCGCTGGGTGGCGCCCTCGTTGATCACGCTGGACCGGCGCTCGGCGGAGGTGAGGGTGCGCTCGGCCTCCAGCCGGGCGCTGGTCACCGTCTGCTCGGCCTCCTGCGTGGCCGCGGTCAGGACGCTGTCGGACTCCTTCTTGGCCGCGGCGAGCACCTGCTCGGCCTTCTGCTCGGCCTGGGCGAGGTCCTTGTCGGCGTGCGCGCGGGCGTCCTCGATGATCCGCTTGGACTCCTGCTCGGCGTCCTTGCGGATCTGCGCGCCCTTGGACTCGGCCTCGGCCACCTTCTCCTTGGCCTCGTCCTCGGCCAGGTTGATGATCTGCCGGAGCCGGTCGCTCAGATCGTCGCCGGTGGGCTTGCGGGCCTCGCGGACCTCGGCCATCTCGCGGCGGGTGCGCTCGACGTCGTCGAGGGCGCGGGCCAGCCGGGTCTCCAGCTCGCGGATCTGGTTCTGGCTGCGGGCGATGTACTCGTCGACCTGGCGGCGGTTGTAGCCGCGCATGACGATCTCGAAGGTCTCCTCGCGGAGGAGGTTGGGCAGGATTTCTGCTTCGTTGCTCATGGTGCCTTGGGGGGTCGTTGGCGGGGGGTGATCACCCCGTCATGGTCGGAGACGGCACGGACCGGCGATCCTGGCCAACGTGTCACGTCGGGCTCCACATCATCTGAAACGTCAGGGTCGACTCTTGTCCGGTCCACCCCTTTCGCGCAAGCGGAATGCCTCTTCTCGCTGCAGTTTCTTCATCACCGGCACTGCGTCAAGTCACCACATTTTGGGAAATCTCACGTGCCTCGCCGTGTGACGGGCAACCTACCGCGCCGTTCCCGGCGTCCTTTTCCATGAGCCCGTCGCCCGCCGCCGGGACCGGGACCCCGCGACCCCGGGGCCCCGCCGCAGGCGGGACACCGTCTCCTCCGCGCCTGTTCCACGGGACGGGCGACCCGCCGCGTGCCCGGGCGGGCGGCGGGGTCCTACCATCGGCGCCATGAGCTACGTCGGGACGTTGGGCGAGGACGGGCCGCGGATCCACCCGGAGGCGTGGGTGGCCCCCGGCGCCGTGGTCGTCGGCAAGGTGACGCTGGGCCGCGCGGCCAGCGTCTGGTACGGCTCGGTGCTCCGCGGCGACGACGAGGAGATCGTCGTCGGTGACGAGTGCAACATCCAGGACCTGAGCTGCCTGCACGCCGATCCGGGCACGCCCGCGGTGCTGGAGGACCGGGTCAGCCTGGGGCACAAGGCGATGGTGCACGGGGCGCACGTGGAGACCGGCTCCCTGATCGGGATCGGCGCCATCGTCCTGAACGGCGCCCGCATCGGCGCCGGGACCCTGGTCGCCGCGGGCGCCCTGGTGGGGCCGGGCAAGAAGATCCCCTCGGGGGTCCTCGTCGCCGGCGTCCCGGGCAAGATCGTCCGCGAGCTGAACGACGACGACCGGCTCGTGCTCGACTACACGCCGACCACCTACATGGAGAAGGCGCGGCGTCACCGCACCGCCTCCTGGGCCTGACCGGTCCCCGAGCCGGGCGCGCCGCCTTCGGGTCGCGCTCTCCCGCCCGGTCGCCACGGGCATGCCCCTGGCGGTGAATGCCCTGCTCTGACCTGCGGTGATGTGATCCGTCCGTCTCTGCGGGGAGTCCGGTGCGCCCTGGTCTGACTACGATGACCATGTGGTGTGGGGACCGGGCTATGGCAGTGCTCCACCGCCCATGCCCTCGGGCGGGGAGGATCCGTTCTCGGCGGCAGAGCGCGACACGCGGGCGATGGTGGCCGCCGGATGGTGGCCCTCCGCGCCGCCGCAGCAACGCCAGCACGCGGTCGGGGGACGGCTGCT
This region includes:
- the def gene encoding peptide deformylase codes for the protein MSEAVRGRGTVRPIRMLGDPVLRTECDPVRTFDASLERLVDDMFASMYEATGAGLAANQIGVPLQLFVYDCKDDKGRRHVGHVANPRLVAADGAMLDDQEGCLSLPGLGFNTLRHARAVVEGVDIKGEPVRVEGTGYFARCLQHECGHLRGEVYIDVLTGEARREAMRALRAARR
- a CDS encoding DivIVA domain-containing protein produces the protein MSNEAEILPNLLREETFEIVMRGYNRRQVDEYIARSQNQIRELETRLARALDDVERTRREMAEVREARKPTGDDLSDRLRQIINLAEDEAKEKVAEAESKGAQIRKDAEQESKRIIEDARAHADKDLAQAEQKAEQVLAAAKKESDSVLTAATQEAEQTVTSARLEAERTLTSAERRSSVINEGATQRLTQLTKNHTQALQRLTEISETLHRLLTAENEAGPLERMVEDAVRQHTGPPAPRKQAPPAPVPAAKQAAPAPAPAKPAAPAPAKHHGAPPQAQAPASAPAPAPAPSPSPAAPSGPPKPPVASAPSAPSAPAGPSAPKHAAPAPGPASAPTPGAGHAPAPAPAPAPAPAPAPGAPAGQAPAQPHSAIKKPESEATLVDRPGPQPPSQAKGPAVGGDPERPSDGPLPPSGRGHGDTD
- a CDS encoding gamma carbonic anhydrase family protein; protein product: MSYVGTLGEDGPRIHPEAWVAPGAVVVGKVTLGRAASVWYGSVLRGDDEEIVVGDECNIQDLSCLHADPGTPAVLEDRVSLGHKAMVHGAHVETGSLIGIGAIVLNGARIGAGTLVAAGALVGPGKKIPSGVLVAGVPGKIVRELNDDDRLVLDYTPTTYMEKARRHRTASWA